One Georgenia wutianyii DNA segment encodes these proteins:
- a CDS encoding alpha/beta hydrolase-fold protein, producing the protein MVEGPTVTADPSSPTGYTVTFVYHNPDATQVRLAGDLTLLDVDTGRTTRYQPEEWEPGRYHAGGTEFLQDMTKDENGYWSVSVPLHAGGLSYWYRVWDPTQGWENKRIWDPASPHPRPPGDSSFRVRNNDVLDTVYVPYAPVQDDPVLEARAAYELPAADPAQRGTVQYVPYTTILGDEGHHLGVYLPAGYDPDRAEPYKVVYLSHGIFGDETDFMVPVNVPNILDNMTARGEIEPTVVVTMGNHFTGTDLGFGSYDRLNAANNLVEVILPFVEERYNVSDEREGRAYGGFSYGGSTGGFVIANHPAAFGYFGFFSGNPTLTEANYDDLEAAVGTGDLTVFLGNGVFEGGPDAHNAIAESFRSRGFTAATAQVPGAHDGMTAGQLFTIFARDHLWKQETPGGAVDVSLETDTRCVVGRAVQVVQVTNGSDAPAQVTLSSAYGSRTVTVGAGRSTAVTFSTRLASVPASEVTATAVADGYEGTTVTAPYAAYDCGLQHGIQGVVPITEILAYGQKVTAVAVEYSVDVDPRGLDLDTFTVSDSLYNFRFNPIADLTDPTKRADRTITAVYTNDTPSLEADQESDRGRYVIIELDPMDPGGSTVMAWQGGVRVNPDLQTRVLQNEAVHVWAADGDGQGAVLARASDVARAPTQPAVNLLYDDFVHERFTTSTGTEVPYAYWLPEDYDATKEYPVVVILPGHGQGYIESADGTNNEGVQIASDIPAVAWLQEEWTESEEDVVVLAVQNRRTGSGTDQAEAMVEVVNAFVDEFSVDPDRIYGSTVSYGSVLAWAALTDHPGLFDAMLVTGGFGASEEQAAAIAASRTPVWVTHGTGDHLLNVVTTGQASFNRIWNAYMAAGLTPAQATALVKYTEYPLSAFYEPDQHLAAAPTYEDSSILRWLLDQ; encoded by the coding sequence ATGGTGGAGGGGCCGACCGTCACGGCGGACCCGAGCTCGCCGACGGGGTACACCGTGACGTTCGTCTATCACAACCCCGATGCCACCCAGGTGCGCCTTGCCGGCGACCTGACCCTGCTCGACGTCGACACCGGCCGCACCACCCGGTACCAGCCGGAGGAGTGGGAGCCGGGGCGCTACCACGCGGGTGGGACGGAGTTCCTGCAGGACATGACGAAGGACGAGAACGGCTACTGGTCGGTCTCCGTCCCCCTGCACGCGGGGGGCCTGAGCTACTGGTACCGCGTCTGGGACCCGACGCAGGGGTGGGAGAACAAGCGCATCTGGGACCCCGCCTCCCCGCACCCGCGGCCCCCGGGCGACTCCTCCTTCCGGGTGAGGAACAACGACGTGCTCGACACGGTGTACGTGCCGTACGCGCCGGTGCAGGACGACCCGGTCCTCGAGGCGCGGGCCGCCTACGAGCTGCCGGCGGCCGACCCGGCGCAGCGGGGGACCGTCCAGTACGTGCCCTACACGACCATCCTCGGCGACGAGGGTCACCACCTCGGCGTCTACCTGCCGGCCGGCTACGACCCGGACCGGGCGGAGCCGTACAAGGTCGTCTACCTCTCCCACGGCATCTTCGGTGACGAGACCGACTTCATGGTCCCCGTCAACGTCCCGAACATCCTGGACAACATGACGGCGCGCGGCGAGATCGAGCCGACCGTCGTCGTCACCATGGGCAACCACTTCACCGGGACCGACCTCGGCTTCGGCTCCTACGACCGCCTCAACGCGGCGAACAACCTGGTCGAGGTCATCCTCCCGTTCGTGGAGGAGCGCTACAACGTCTCCGACGAGCGTGAGGGGCGAGCCTACGGCGGGTTCTCCTACGGCGGGTCGACCGGCGGCTTCGTCATCGCCAACCACCCGGCGGCCTTCGGGTACTTCGGGTTCTTCTCCGGCAACCCCACTCTCACCGAGGCGAACTACGACGACCTCGAGGCTGCGGTCGGCACCGGGGACCTCACCGTGTTTCTCGGCAACGGGGTCTTCGAGGGCGGGCCGGACGCGCACAACGCCATCGCGGAGAGCTTCCGCTCCCGGGGGTTCACCGCCGCGACCGCCCAGGTCCCCGGTGCCCACGACGGGATGACGGCGGGCCAGCTGTTCACGATCTTCGCCAGGGACCACCTGTGGAAGCAGGAGACGCCCGGCGGCGCGGTGGACGTCTCCCTCGAGACCGACACCCGGTGCGTGGTCGGGCGCGCCGTCCAGGTGGTCCAGGTGACGAACGGCTCCGACGCGCCCGCCCAGGTCACGCTGTCCTCGGCCTACGGCTCGCGGACGGTCACGGTGGGGGCCGGACGGTCCACCGCCGTCACCTTCAGCACCCGGCTCGCGTCGGTGCCCGCGAGCGAGGTGACGGCGACCGCCGTCGCGGACGGGTACGAGGGGACGACGGTGACCGCGCCGTACGCCGCCTACGACTGCGGGCTGCAGCACGGGATCCAGGGGGTCGTCCCCATCACCGAGATCCTCGCCTACGGGCAGAAGGTCACGGCGGTGGCCGTGGAGTACTCGGTCGACGTCGACCCGCGCGGGCTCGACCTCGACACCTTCACCGTCTCGGACAGCCTGTACAACTTCCGGTTCAACCCCATCGCCGACCTCACCGACCCGACCAAGAGGGCCGACCGGACGATCACGGCGGTCTACACGAACGACACGCCGTCGCTCGAGGCCGACCAGGAGTCCGACCGCGGCCGCTACGTGATCATCGAGCTGGACCCGATGGACCCGGGCGGCAGCACGGTGATGGCGTGGCAGGGCGGCGTACGGGTCAACCCGGACCTGCAGACCCGCGTCCTGCAGAACGAGGCCGTCCACGTCTGGGCAGCGGATGGCGACGGGCAGGGTGCCGTGCTGGCCCGGGCGTCGGACGTCGCGCGCGCGCCCACCCAGCCCGCGGTGAACCTGCTCTACGACGACTTCGTCCACGAGCGCTTCACGACGAGCACCGGTACCGAGGTGCCCTACGCCTACTGGCTGCCGGAGGACTACGACGCGACCAAGGAGTACCCCGTCGTGGTGATCCTGCCGGGGCACGGGCAGGGGTACATCGAGAGTGCCGACGGCACGAACAACGAGGGGGTCCAGATCGCCTCCGACATCCCGGCCGTCGCGTGGCTGCAGGAGGAGTGGACGGAGTCGGAGGAGGACGTCGTCGTGCTCGCCGTGCAGAACCGGCGGACCGGCAGCGGCACCGACCAGGCAGAGGCGATGGTCGAGGTCGTGAACGCGTTCGTGGACGAGTTCTCCGTGGACCCCGACCGCATCTACGGGTCGACGGTGTCGTACGGGTCGGTCCTGGCCTGGGCCGCCCTGACGGACCACCCGGGGCTGTTCGACGCCATGCTCGTCACCGGAGGCTTCGGTGCGAGCGAGGAGCAGGCGGCCGCGATCGCGGCGTCGCGCACTCCGGTGTGGGTCACCCACGGCACCGGTGACCACCTGCTCAACGTGGTGACCACCGGTCAGGCGTCGTTCAACCGGATCTGGAACGCCTACATGGCAGCGGGCCTGACCCCCGCGCAGGCGACCGCGCTCGTCAAGTACACCGAGTACCCGCTCTCGGCGTTCTACGAGCCGGACCAGCACCTGGCTGCGGCGCCGACCTACGAGGACTCCTCCATCCTGAGGTGGCTGCTCGACCAGTGA
- a CDS encoding SDR family NAD(P)-dependent oxidoreductase, translating to MSTSAPVAIVTGAFGGIGRAVAARLARDGVVVVATDIQGAEETVAAIVADGGTAVSRTLDVARPADWAALMDEVVAEFGGVDYLAASAGVVNRISADTVVDLTEEAWDHVLGVDAKGVWLGMQAVIPSMIARGGGRIVNISSLAAHKGLQGLASYSAAKGAVEALTRQAAVEYGRQGVLINVVAPGTIETTINAATLATPAGAAASAGTTAIGRWGQPEELADAVAFVLREGSFITGQVFLVDGGWSITGGVEYGDSRTM from the coding sequence ATGAGCACATCAGCACCGGTCGCCATCGTCACCGGCGCGTTCGGCGGCATCGGCCGTGCGGTCGCCGCACGGCTCGCCCGCGACGGCGTCGTCGTCGTCGCGACGGACATCCAGGGCGCCGAGGAGACGGTGGCCGCCATCGTCGCGGACGGCGGCACCGCGGTGAGCCGCACCCTCGACGTCGCGCGGCCCGCGGACTGGGCGGCGCTCATGGACGAGGTCGTCGCGGAGTTCGGCGGCGTCGACTACCTCGCCGCGTCGGCCGGGGTCGTCAACCGGATCAGCGCCGACACCGTCGTCGACCTCACGGAGGAGGCCTGGGACCACGTCCTCGGCGTCGACGCGAAGGGCGTCTGGCTCGGGATGCAGGCGGTCATCCCCTCGATGATCGCGCGAGGTGGCGGCCGGATCGTCAACATCTCCTCCCTCGCCGCCCACAAGGGCCTCCAGGGTCTCGCGTCCTACTCCGCCGCGAAGGGAGCGGTGGAGGCACTCACGCGGCAGGCCGCCGTCGAGTACGGGCGACAGGGCGTCCTCATCAACGTCGTCGCCCCGGGCACGATCGAGACGACCATCAACGCCGCCACGCTCGCGACCCCGGCCGGCGCCGCCGCGAGCGCGGGGACCACCGCGATCGGTCGGTGGGGCCAGCCGGAGGAGCTTGCCGACGCCGTCGCCTTCGTCCTGCGCGAGGGCAGCTTCATCACCGGCCAGGTGTTCCTCGTCGACGGCGGATGGTCGATCACGGGCGGCGTCGAGTACGGCGACTCCCGCACGATGTGA
- a CDS encoding response regulator has protein sequence MFPHPPADEDTPVRVLVVDDQSMIRAGFAALLDAQPGLTVVGTAEDGLGITDVVRRTRPDVVLMDIRMPKVNGLDATRAILEAPGEPPRVIMLTTFDADEYVFAALRAGASGFLLKDSPPEELVHAVRVVAAGDALLAPKVTRALIADFAARPVGPPRADNSLTPLTERELDVMRLVARGQSNSEIAGELFVAEQTVKTHVSRILGKLGLRDRTQMVITAYESGLVRPQG, from the coding sequence ATGTTCCCTCATCCTCCGGCCGACGAGGACACGCCCGTCCGCGTGCTCGTCGTCGACGACCAGTCCATGATCCGGGCCGGGTTCGCCGCGCTGCTGGACGCCCAGCCGGGCCTGACCGTCGTGGGCACGGCGGAGGACGGGCTCGGGATCACCGACGTCGTGCGCCGCACCCGGCCCGACGTCGTCCTCATGGACATCCGGATGCCGAAGGTCAACGGGCTCGACGCCACCCGAGCCATCCTCGAGGCGCCGGGCGAGCCGCCGCGCGTCATCATGCTCACGACCTTCGACGCCGACGAGTACGTCTTCGCCGCGCTGCGCGCGGGCGCGAGCGGCTTCCTCCTCAAGGACTCACCGCCCGAGGAGCTCGTCCACGCGGTCCGGGTGGTGGCCGCCGGGGACGCCCTCCTCGCCCCCAAGGTCACCCGCGCGCTCATCGCGGACTTCGCGGCCCGGCCGGTCGGACCGCCGCGCGCCGACAACTCCCTCACGCCGCTGACCGAGCGCGAGCTCGACGTCATGCGCCTGGTGGCCCGGGGCCAGTCCAACAGCGAGATCGCCGGCGAGCTGTTCGTCGCCGAGCAGACGGTCAAGACCCACGTGAGCCGCATCCTGGGCAAGCTCGGTCTGCGCGACCGCACCCAGATGGTCATCACCGCCTACGAGAGCGGGCTCGTGCGGCCGCAGGGCTGA
- a CDS encoding sensor histidine kinase, which yields MEGATVTTAARVSRVRILVGRLWHDLAYVMPGLPLAVVSFVVLLTLTTVSLATVVVWVGAVLMPLALAVASRFAGLSRRRLRAWGVSMPPARYRPVGSGPLGTLRLLTDSRRWLDFVFESVVALPLRFLTFVVAVAWAGVALGGLTFWIWALVMPEAASGWPHLLGSVLIGVPQGGWGAYLLDSGINLVLGALALLALPTVVRGLAVADALVTSAMLGGDVEQDRGEVPGDGARLPAVSATAWAWVGASFTGAALLAVEWPVLVIVYGLNPALAMVLAAGQSAALVLAVRWAWPAIGLSTLSALGTMVATSEVATDSSAPWPWPVPALVGYCLLVALIGLRHRWFWAAVAWTAGAAATVVAFLVVGEVPDAGLANGIVLLAVSGGLALLGALGRLWTRNTDRAEEAERLGAEEAQRRRDLEERNRIARELHDVVAHSMSVINVQASTARYRKPGMSQDVQQEFDDIAASSRQALEEMRALLSILRNDHDAPTAPAPRLGDIPELVEATRASGAAITYAGTGPDVPPTAGLTVYRVVQEALSNALRHAPGATIDVTTAVGNGVVAVSVVNAAPKGRREPAPGSGLGLAGIRERVTALGGTVSAGPTAHGGFAVEAAVPLAGADTDGA from the coding sequence ATGGAAGGTGCGACCGTCACGACTGCCGCGCGGGTCAGCCGTGTGCGCATCCTCGTCGGGCGGCTCTGGCACGACCTCGCCTACGTCATGCCCGGCCTGCCCCTCGCCGTCGTGAGCTTCGTCGTCCTCCTCACGCTCACCACCGTGTCCCTGGCGACCGTCGTGGTCTGGGTGGGCGCCGTCCTCATGCCGCTGGCACTGGCGGTTGCCTCACGGTTCGCGGGGCTGTCCCGGCGCCGGCTCCGGGCGTGGGGCGTGAGCATGCCCCCCGCGCGCTACCGACCGGTCGGCAGCGGACCGCTCGGCACCCTCCGGCTCCTCACCGACTCGCGCCGCTGGCTCGACTTCGTCTTCGAGTCGGTCGTCGCACTGCCGCTACGGTTCCTCACCTTCGTCGTCGCGGTGGCGTGGGCGGGCGTCGCCCTCGGTGGCCTGACCTTCTGGATCTGGGCGCTCGTCATGCCGGAGGCGGCCTCCGGCTGGCCCCACCTGCTCGGCTCGGTGCTCATCGGGGTGCCGCAGGGCGGGTGGGGGGCCTACCTCCTCGACTCGGGGATCAACCTCGTCCTCGGCGCCCTCGCCCTCCTCGCCCTGCCGACCGTCGTCCGCGGCCTGGCCGTCGCGGACGCGCTGGTGACCTCGGCGATGCTCGGCGGTGACGTCGAGCAGGACCGCGGGGAGGTGCCGGGGGACGGTGCGCGGCTGCCCGCGGTCAGCGCGACCGCCTGGGCCTGGGTCGGCGCATCCTTCACGGGTGCCGCGCTGCTCGCCGTCGAGTGGCCCGTCCTCGTGATCGTCTACGGGCTGAACCCCGCGCTGGCGATGGTCCTGGCCGCGGGCCAGAGTGCCGCGCTCGTCCTGGCCGTGCGGTGGGCCTGGCCCGCCATCGGGCTGTCGACCCTCTCGGCTCTCGGCACCATGGTGGCCACGTCCGAGGTCGCCACCGACTCGTCGGCGCCCTGGCCCTGGCCGGTGCCGGCGCTGGTCGGGTACTGCCTCCTCGTGGCGCTCATCGGGCTGCGGCACCGGTGGTTCTGGGCAGCCGTGGCCTGGACGGCCGGCGCCGCCGCGACCGTCGTGGCCTTCCTCGTCGTGGGGGAGGTGCCCGACGCCGGACTCGCGAACGGCATCGTCCTCCTCGCGGTGAGCGGCGGCCTCGCCCTCCTCGGTGCCCTCGGCAGGCTGTGGACCAGGAACACCGACCGGGCCGAGGAGGCCGAGCGGCTCGGTGCCGAGGAGGCCCAGCGCCGTCGCGACCTCGAGGAGCGCAACAGGATCGCCCGCGAGCTCCACGACGTCGTGGCGCACAGCATGTCGGTCATCAACGTCCAGGCATCGACCGCCCGGTACCGCAAACCCGGCATGAGCCAGGACGTCCAGCAGGAGTTCGACGACATCGCCGCCTCCTCACGCCAGGCGCTGGAGGAGATGCGGGCCCTGCTGTCGATCCTGCGCAACGACCATGACGCCCCCACGGCGCCGGCGCCGCGGTTGGGCGACATCCCCGAGCTCGTCGAGGCCACGCGGGCCTCCGGTGCCGCCATCACCTACGCCGGGACGGGCCCGGACGTGCCACCCACCGCCGGGCTCACCGTCTACCGGGTAGTCCAGGAGGCGCTGAGCAACGCCCTGCGGCACGCCCCCGGCGCGACGATCGACGTCACGACCGCCGTCGGGAACGGGGTGGTGGCGGTGAGCGTGGTCAACGCGGCCCCGAAGGGCAGGCGGGAGCCCGCGCCGGGCTCCGGGCTCGGCCTGGCAGGCATCCGGGAGCGGGTGACGGCGCTCGGCGGCACCGTGTCCGCAGGGCCCACGGCCCACGGGGGCTTCGCCGTCGAGGCCGCGGTGCCGCTCGCCGGTGCCGACACGGACGGGGCCTGA
- a CDS encoding fatty acid desaturase family protein, giving the protein MTTTPTTRPPRQRPVNDFLELSRRVKAAGLTGRRYGWYVGRVLALTAAFAGAFALLLTLGRTPWQLAVAVLFGVLFTQAAFLGHDAAHQQVFNSSRRNERMSQIVANLVVGLSHGWWARKHGKHHADPNTIGKDGDISTGALVFNPEDAPGRTGVLGWITRRQGWLFFPMLTLEGLNLHYSAVRTVAGQRDLPGRGLEIALLAVRLIGFPALLVVVLGPGLAAGFLAIQLVVFGVYMGATFAPNHKGMPLISERDTVDFLRRQVLTSRNIRGGRLTTWAMGGLDHQIEHHLFPRMPSVNLRRARPLVREYCEEKGIPYSETGLIQAYGIVVRYLNRVGLGEADPFECPIVAKYRPY; this is encoded by the coding sequence ATGACCACAACGCCGACCACTCGTCCGCCTCGCCAGCGACCCGTGAACGACTTCCTCGAGCTCTCTCGCCGGGTCAAGGCCGCGGGACTCACGGGACGCAGGTACGGCTGGTACGTCGGTCGCGTCCTCGCCCTCACGGCCGCCTTCGCGGGAGCGTTCGCGCTCCTGCTCACCCTCGGGCGCACGCCGTGGCAGCTGGCCGTCGCGGTCCTCTTCGGTGTGCTGTTCACCCAGGCGGCCTTCCTCGGCCACGACGCCGCGCACCAGCAGGTCTTCAACTCGAGCCGGCGCAACGAGCGGATGTCCCAGATCGTCGCGAACCTCGTCGTCGGCCTCAGCCACGGCTGGTGGGCGCGCAAGCACGGCAAGCACCACGCCGACCCGAACACGATCGGCAAGGACGGCGACATCTCCACCGGCGCGCTCGTCTTCAACCCTGAGGACGCCCCTGGGCGCACCGGCGTGCTGGGCTGGATCACCCGGCGCCAGGGGTGGCTGTTCTTCCCCATGCTCACGCTCGAGGGGCTCAACCTCCACTACAGCGCGGTGCGGACGGTCGCCGGCCAGCGTGACCTGCCCGGCCGCGGGCTGGAGATCGCGCTCCTCGCCGTGCGACTCATCGGTTTCCCGGCGCTGCTCGTCGTCGTGCTCGGCCCCGGGCTGGCGGCCGGGTTCCTCGCGATCCAGCTCGTCGTCTTCGGTGTCTACATGGGGGCGACGTTCGCTCCCAACCACAAGGGCATGCCCCTCATCAGCGAGCGGGACACGGTCGACTTCCTCCGCCGTCAGGTCCTCACCTCCCGCAACATCCGCGGGGGCCGGCTGACGACGTGGGCGATGGGCGGTCTCGACCACCAGATCGAGCACCACCTGTTCCCGCGCATGCCCAGCGTCAACCTGCGCCGGGCCCGGCCCCTGGTGCGGGAGTACTGCGAAGAGAAGGGGATCCCGTACAGCGAGACGGGACTCATCCAGGCCTACGGGATCGTCGTCCGGTACCTCAACCGCGTGGGCCTCGGGGAGGCCGACCCCTTCGAGTGCCCGATCGTCGCCAAGTACCGGCCGTACTGA
- a CDS encoding ribonuclease H family protein, producing MAAWSTQTQLGKQIGLDARQVGARLSELGLKSGSAATEAAVTKGLARLTTMRDGTEFYVWSTAEVLTLLGGPRETAPPAATAAESAFDLVYATDGSAIRNPGPTGWAWVNQRTGETGAGGLSHGTNNIGELLALQYALEHAGPEGDLLVRADSQYVINIATTWGRGWQRRGWKKADGKVPENLEIVKAILALLDARTGRTEFQWVKGHAGDHFNEIVDQLANAQARAAGAA from the coding sequence GTGGCCGCATGGTCGACACAGACCCAGCTGGGCAAGCAGATCGGGCTGGACGCCCGCCAGGTGGGGGCGCGGCTCAGCGAGCTCGGCCTCAAGTCGGGATCCGCGGCCACCGAGGCCGCCGTGACCAAGGGCCTGGCGCGCCTGACGACCATGCGGGACGGCACCGAGTTCTACGTGTGGTCCACGGCCGAGGTGCTCACCCTCCTCGGCGGTCCGCGGGAGACCGCGCCCCCCGCCGCGACAGCGGCGGAGTCGGCCTTCGACCTCGTCTACGCCACCGACGGCTCGGCGATCCGCAACCCCGGTCCCACCGGCTGGGCGTGGGTCAACCAGCGCACCGGTGAGACGGGCGCCGGTGGCCTGAGCCACGGCACGAACAACATCGGCGAGCTGCTCGCCCTGCAGTACGCCCTCGAGCACGCCGGGCCGGAGGGTGACCTCCTCGTGCGGGCGGACTCCCAGTACGTCATCAACATCGCCACGACGTGGGGGCGCGGCTGGCAGCGTCGCGGCTGGAAGAAGGCCGACGGCAAGGTCCCGGAGAACCTCGAGATCGTCAAGGCGATCCTCGCGCTCCTCGACGCGCGCACCGGACGTACCGAGTTCCAGTGGGTCAAGGGCCACGCCGGGGACCACTTCAACGAGATCGTCGACCAGCTCGCCAACGCCCAGGCCCGGGCCGCGGGCGCGGCCTGA